A stretch of bacterium DNA encodes these proteins:
- a CDS encoding histone deacetylase — MNQLIDRFLAAVGRKRNISFWYHPSYDSRTVQKHTKVHGFVHDRGKKLLSHLLNEKLIDIGDVHPSPWVGLSVLGLFHSRDYLESLESNQTLGRIFHLKPNQVDTDELIGAQRRGVGGTIMALKSVLQGGKKVAINLGGGFHHAEPDKGSSFCVYNDTAVAIAKLRKDGFQGRIAIVDLDYHFGNGNTAAFAKDPSVLVYSLNGPQFSPVRKKKTEFTLPEETTDRQYLKKLAETMPKALSAFQPKLVLYIAGHDVLNDDPLGGFEMTIPGVYERDKFVIDWAQQSRIPLVVTLAGGYSMKACQCSTNLLAYAVGHPDRVELKEDTHFHKRFNRISKSLSKLDLQKDLSMENEFSFSEADLFGASPLGSTTKILDYYSAYGIELGLERYGILPKIRKLGYTDLKVTVDASEPDHQLIRVTGRWEDDPVPKSYLLGEVILRKLVLPQPKAIKGGKLETISIEWLLLQNPRGALPDKKNLLPGQDHPGLGLGGEAQEVFVQMCMRFGMDGVALHPSHYHIGLGASALFHFLDPKVEGRFRAQREILKKKDLVAASFCIEQKRLKLKNGEIIDWVPGDQVHAVSDRLKEYFQSPDYEEAALKEKYRLLREGLHIAREPKRLKKRKTPL; from the coding sequence ATGAATCAACTGATCGATCGCTTTCTTGCGGCGGTTGGCCGAAAACGAAACATCAGCTTCTGGTATCATCCCAGCTACGACAGTCGGACCGTCCAAAAGCACACCAAAGTCCACGGCTTCGTTCACGATCGGGGGAAGAAACTGCTTTCCCATCTCTTGAACGAGAAGCTCATCGATATCGGCGACGTTCACCCGTCACCTTGGGTGGGCCTTTCGGTCCTGGGCCTCTTTCATTCGCGGGATTATCTGGAGTCGCTGGAGTCGAACCAGACCTTGGGCCGAATCTTCCATCTCAAGCCCAACCAGGTCGACACCGACGAATTGATCGGCGCCCAGCGCCGGGGCGTCGGCGGCACCATCATGGCGCTCAAGTCGGTCCTCCAGGGCGGCAAGAAGGTCGCGATCAACTTGGGCGGCGGCTTCCATCACGCCGAACCCGACAAGGGATCGAGCTTCTGCGTCTACAACGATACGGCGGTGGCCATTGCCAAGCTTCGCAAGGACGGCTTTCAAGGGCGGATCGCCATCGTCGACCTCGATTATCATTTTGGCAACGGCAACACCGCGGCCTTCGCCAAGGATCCTTCGGTTTTGGTCTACTCGCTCAACGGCCCCCAATTCTCGCCGGTTCGCAAGAAGAAGACCGAGTTCACTCTTCCCGAAGAGACCACCGACCGCCAATATCTCAAGAAGCTGGCCGAGACCATGCCGAAGGCGCTCAGCGCCTTCCAGCCCAAGCTGGTCCTTTATATCGCCGGCCATGACGTGCTCAACGACGACCCGCTGGGCGGCTTCGAGATGACGATCCCGGGAGTTTACGAACGCGATAAATTCGTCATCGATTGGGCCCAGCAAAGCCGCATACCGCTGGTGGTGACCTTGGCCGGCGGTTACAGCATGAAGGCCTGCCAGTGCTCGACCAACCTCTTGGCTTATGCCGTCGGCCACCCCGACCGGGTCGAGCTCAAGGAAGACACTCATTTCCATAAGCGCTTCAACCGGATCTCCAAGAGCCTCAGCAAGCTGGACTTGCAGAAAGACCTCTCGATGGAGAACGAGTTCAGCTTCTCCGAAGCCGACCTCTTCGGGGCCAGTCCCCTGGGCTCGACGACCAAGATCCTCGACTACTACTCGGCTTACGGGATCGAGCTCGGCCTCGAGCGCTACGGCATCCTGCCCAAGATCCGCAAGCTCGGCTACACCGATCTCAAGGTGACGGTCGACGCTTCCGAGCCCGACCACCAGTTGATTCGGGTGACCGGACGTTGGGAAGACGATCCGGTGCCCAAGTCCTATCTTTTGGGCGAGGTCATCCTGCGCAAGCTGGTCTTGCCTCAGCCCAAGGCCATCAAGGGCGGGAAGCTCGAAACGATCTCGATTGAATGGCTGCTGCTCCAGAACCCGCGGGGGGCTTTGCCGGACAAGAAGAATCTTCTCCCTGGTCAGGATCACCCGGGCCTGGGCTTGGGTGGCGAGGCCCAGGAGGTCTTCGTCCAGATGTGCATGCGCTTCGGGATGGACGGAGTGGCGCTTCATCCCTCGCATTATCACATTGGGTTGGGCGCCTCGGCCCTGTTCCATTTCCTCGACCCCAAGGTCGAGGGGCGCTTCCGGGCCCAGCGTGAGATCCTGAAGAAGAAGGATTTGGTCGCTGCCAGCTTTTGCATCGAGCAGAAGCGGCTCAAGCTCAAGAATGGCGAAATCATCGACTGGGTGCCGGGCGACCAAGTCCATGCGGTCAGCGACCGGCTCAAGGAGTATTTCCAATCGCCCGACTACGAGGAAGCGGCCTTGAAAGAGAAATACCGGCTGCTGCGGGAGGGTCTCCACATCGCCCGCGAACCGAAGCGCCTAAAAAAACGCAAAACCCCCCTTTGA
- a CDS encoding histone deacetylase, producing the protein MGYNGDMWDRFIARKRWERRLSLWYHPRYEAPSLGRIAHSLGMIALRGKRVLAQLAKEGRVKPGQLKNFPLVSLSDLALFHSRDYLERAGKRETLARIFGAPEHEIKVDEILSAERWAVSGTLAAARAALAGPPLAFNLGGGFHHAEPDMGSGFCVFNDIGVAIAKLRQEGFDENVVIVDLDFHQGNGNIVGFLDDPKVHNYSLHGAIWTDKEGAGHYNRNMEGIVGDSTYLKALEESLPEFLSRHDPKLVFYIAGHDVLERDPLGEFSLSLAGAGRRDRLVLDLLQSRGLPGVITLGGGYTLQACQAALNLVLAALGESESLPFDPAADQSSRFRKVAHDIDPSDPQFRSEADFKLSEADFWPELETLRSSSGASAYQVEREMENCGYLEKLRSQGLEDFRVTLDLETKEKYRVRVEARHGGKAPLRTVADFLYPPLEKGGWGDFAEARK; encoded by the coding sequence ATGGGCTATAATGGCGACATGTGGGATCGATTCATCGCCCGAAAGCGTTGGGAGCGCCGCTTGAGCCTCTGGTATCACCCGCGTTATGAAGCCCCCTCGCTGGGCCGGATCGCCCACTCCCTGGGGATGATCGCGCTGCGAGGCAAGCGGGTCTTGGCTCAGCTGGCCAAGGAAGGCCGGGTGAAACCGGGCCAGCTGAAGAACTTTCCACTGGTCTCGCTCTCGGACCTCGCCCTCTTCCACAGCCGGGACTATCTCGAGCGGGCCGGCAAGCGCGAGACCTTGGCCCGGATCTTCGGAGCCCCCGAACATGAGATCAAAGTCGACGAGATCCTGAGCGCCGAGCGCTGGGCGGTGAGCGGCACCTTGGCCGCGGCCCGGGCCGCGCTCGCCGGGCCGCCGCTGGCTTTCAACCTCGGGGGCGGCTTCCATCACGCCGAACCTGACATGGGCTCGGGCTTCTGCGTCTTCAACGACATCGGAGTGGCCATCGCCAAGCTTCGCCAGGAAGGCTTCGATGAAAACGTCGTCATCGTCGACCTCGATTTCCATCAGGGCAACGGCAATATCGTCGGCTTCCTCGACGACCCCAAAGTCCACAATTACTCGCTCCACGGCGCGATCTGGACCGACAAGGAAGGCGCCGGTCATTACAACCGTAATATGGAGGGGATCGTCGGCGACTCGACCTATCTCAAGGCCTTGGAGGAAAGCCTGCCCGAGTTCCTATCCCGCCACGATCCCAAGCTCGTCTTCTATATCGCCGGCCACGACGTCCTGGAGCGGGATCCCTTGGGCGAGTTTTCCTTGAGCCTCGCCGGCGCCGGGCGCCGCGACCGGCTGGTTTTGGACCTCCTGCAAAGCCGCGGCCTGCCCGGAGTCATCACCTTGGGCGGCGGTTACACGCTCCAGGCCTGCCAAGCCGCGCTGAATCTGGTCTTGGCGGCCTTGGGCGAATCGGAATCGCTGCCCTTCGATCCAGCCGCCGACCAATCTTCCCGATTCCGCAAAGTCGCCCACGACATCGATCCGAGCGATCCGCAGTTCCGGTCTGAAGCCGATTTCAAGCTCAGCGAGGCCGATTTCTGGCCGGAGCTGGAAACCTTGCGGTCCTCGAGCGGAGCTTCGGCCTACCAAGTCGAGCGCGAGATGGAGAATTGCGGCTACCTCGAGAAGCTGCGCAGCCAGGGCTTGGAAGATTTCAGGGTGACGCTGGATCTTGAAACCAAGGAGAAATACCGGGTCAGGGTCGAGGCTCGCCACGGCGGCAAAGCTCCGCTCCGAACCGTCGCCGATTTTCTTTACCCCCCTTTGGAAAAGGGGGGTTGGGGGGATTTTGCGGAGGCTCGCAAATGA
- a CDS encoding lysophospholipid acyltransferase family protein, whose product MAQDSLGYFGTSTNPSPRFLRKISPALKLLERYFGYELQGWNNIPREGPVLLVMNHGVLPFHAFLLTRQIYTKTGRYPRTLAAEFLFRLPWLRDLFLKGGALNASRRNAELLLRKGNLVTVAPGGIYEALLVHPGAERLPWRRRYGFVAVATKMKVPIIPSYCQGINEAYLTSQVLLKQRIRSLKRSRFAMPFFFGIGLLPFPVKLTHWIGKPIPTRRKQGETFRQAVRRIHDEVLRAMRDLMEIAKKSSG is encoded by the coding sequence ATGGCCCAGGACTCCCTCGGATATTTCGGAACCAGCACCAATCCCAGCCCCCGCTTCCTCCGCAAGATCTCGCCGGCCTTGAAGCTGCTCGAGCGCTATTTCGGCTACGAGCTGCAGGGCTGGAACAACATCCCCCGCGAAGGGCCGGTGCTCTTGGTGATGAACCACGGGGTCTTGCCCTTTCACGCGTTCCTGTTGACTCGGCAAATATACACCAAGACCGGGCGCTATCCTCGGACCTTGGCGGCGGAATTCCTCTTTCGTCTTCCCTGGCTCCGGGACTTGTTCCTCAAAGGCGGGGCCCTCAACGCCAGCCGGCGAAATGCCGAGCTCTTGCTCCGCAAGGGCAACCTGGTGACCGTCGCGCCCGGCGGAATTTACGAAGCCCTCTTGGTTCATCCCGGCGCCGAGCGCCTGCCTTGGCGGCGGCGCTACGGCTTCGTCGCCGTCGCGACCAAAATGAAGGTTCCGATCATTCCGTCCTACTGTCAGGGGATCAATGAGGCTTATTTGACCTCGCAGGTCCTGCTCAAGCAGCGGATCCGCAGCTTGAAGCGCTCCCGCTTCGCCATGCCCTTCTTCTTCGGGATCGGCCTGCTGCCATTCCCGGTGAAGCTGACCCATTGGATCGGCAAGCCGATCCCGACCCGGCGCAAGCAGGGCGAGACTTTTCGCCAAGCGGTGCGCCGGATTCACGACGAGGTGCTGAGGGCGATGCGCGATTTGATGGAAATTGCCAAGAAGAGCTCGGGCTAG
- a CDS encoding AlkA N-terminal domain-containing protein, translating to MDHAAYYRALTARDPRFDGVFFVGVTSTGIYCRPICTAKTPRAQNCRFYSSAEAAESDSFRPCLRCRPELAPGSAPVDDARRIADLLVQRLEEGTPEAGIESIAAQFELSSRQIRRIVQQELGVSPIQLLSTRRLLLAKQLLTETRLPIIEVAFASGFASLRRFNDAFRERYGMPPNRLRREASSPARKTRDRETLTLQLSYRPPFDWPGLLDFLAQRELKGVECISAGEYRRTVRLGSRQGWIRVGHIPERRGLAVELSGSLSPVLPALLGRLRHLFDLSARPDLIAERLSRQAALAQAVARNPGLRVPGAFDGFELALRAVLGQQVTVKAATTLAGRLIEAFGDPIETPYPELNRLSPGPASLAAAKPRDLTKLGIVGARARSLLALAQEAFSGRLVLEAGAPPDQVLPKLLQLPGIGPWTAHYIAMRALRWPDAFPKEDLALRKKLGGATPTQAEALSQAWRPWRSYATLHLWGASK from the coding sequence ATGGATCATGCCGCCTATTATCGAGCCTTGACCGCCCGCGACCCCCGTTTCGACGGGGTCTTCTTCGTCGGGGTGACCTCCACCGGCATCTACTGCCGTCCGATCTGCACCGCCAAGACGCCCCGGGCCCAGAACTGCCGCTTTTACTCCAGCGCCGAGGCCGCCGAAAGCGATTCCTTTCGTCCCTGCCTGCGCTGCCGGCCGGAGCTGGCGCCGGGGAGCGCCCCGGTCGACGACGCTCGGCGCATCGCCGACCTGCTCGTCCAGCGCTTGGAGGAAGGAACGCCCGAAGCCGGGATCGAGTCGATCGCCGCTCAATTCGAGCTGAGCTCCCGCCAAATTCGGCGGATCGTCCAGCAGGAGCTCGGCGTTTCGCCGATCCAGCTGCTCTCCACCCGCCGCTTGCTCTTGGCCAAGCAGCTGCTCACCGAAACCCGATTGCCGATCATCGAGGTCGCCTTCGCCAGCGGCTTCGCCAGCCTCCGCCGCTTCAACGACGCCTTCCGCGAACGCTATGGCATGCCGCCGAACCGGCTGCGCCGAGAGGCCTCGAGCCCGGCCCGAAAAACGCGGGACCGCGAAACCTTGACCTTGCAGCTCAGCTACCGCCCGCCCTTCGATTGGCCGGGGCTGCTGGATTTTCTGGCCCAGCGCGAGCTGAAGGGAGTCGAATGCATCTCCGCCGGCGAATACCGGCGGACGGTCCGGCTGGGCTCGCGCCAAGGCTGGATCCGCGTCGGTCATATCCCGGAAAGGCGCGGGCTCGCCGTCGAGCTGAGCGGCTCGCTCAGCCCGGTCCTGCCGGCTTTGCTGGGCCGACTTCGCCATCTCTTCGATTTGAGCGCCCGGCCCGACCTCATCGCCGAACGCTTGAGCCGCCAAGCGGCGCTGGCCCAAGCGGTGGCCCGAAATCCGGGCTTGCGGGTCCCCGGCGCTTTCGACGGCTTCGAGCTGGCCCTGCGGGCCGTCTTGGGCCAGCAGGTCACCGTCAAAGCCGCGACGACCCTGGCCGGCCGGCTGATCGAGGCCTTCGGCGATCCGATCGAGACGCCCTATCCCGAATTGAACCGGCTCAGTCCGGGGCCCGCAAGCCTCGCGGCGGCCAAACCGCGGGACCTCACCAAGCTCGGCATCGTCGGTGCCCGGGCCCGAAGCCTGCTGGCCTTGGCGCAGGAAGCCTTTTCGGGCAGACTGGTCCTCGAAGCCGGAGCGCCGCCGGATCAAGTCCTTCCGAAGCTTTTGCAGCTCCCCGGCATCGGCCCTTGGACCGCCCACTACATCGCCATGCGAGCCTTGCGTTGGCCCGACGCCTTTCCCAAGGAAGACCTCGCCCTTCGCAAGAAGCTCGGCGGCGCGACCCCGACCCAAGCCGAAGCACTTTCCCAGGCTTGGCGGCCATGGCGGAGCTACGCCACCCTCCATTTGTGGGGGGCCTCAAAATAA